A part of Leishmania panamensis strain MHOM/PA/94/PSC-1 chromosome 34 sequence genomic DNA contains:
- a CDS encoding hypothetical protein (TriTrypDB/GeneDB-style sysID: LpmP.34.4050), translated as MGLLAMGRCRRGAEETYEFREEYAVLDAPIANADHIPLRLSPQERKIQRLMRGVILASSYTDKVDSASALKLKNRELLIVKELTNALTGLIVGLDMRKAAPFVRDREFTLYQHEIRAAIEMCRRYKMMNPDLLRTDYVKFLYMIQDAVQSDMTREALGFNVVKELVTVGRYCEMHSIQDILQDPRLPHCITPVPLMKDRNLLNRCLRCKDIVVGRLVKQYSSEHRLPEDEVEVVVRSLNDANCFSNDNVETSERLLELLKQYFTPSSCTPLTSLAIDEGADGSRLTHSHRMQYTFVLQSLSLWKNMCRKMYILWSIAEEDMLSPNEKYELRMTGQGLQRVQKAPKLYKAVQQVLQETKEELGEWVGSERIHLGDDQVPNAFHFIDKYGQVSRIIIPILRTLGHIDHLEQHAEHAAYLREVWGGGEQAKRAILRDFFRHGFDGSGGDNMDDAGSCIDGRLTSAWNWCNNIRFKEFYPLFLFSGFSSFDGDMSL; from the coding sequence ATGGGCTTGCTCGCCATGgggcgctgcaggcgtggTGCAGAGGAAACGTATGAGTTTCGGGAGGAGTACGCCGTGCTTGACGCTCCTATTGCCAATGCCGACCATATCCCTCTGCGCTTGAGCCCACAGGAGCGCAAGATACAGCGCCTCATGCGAGGCGTCATTCTTGCCTCTTCCTACACGGACAAGGTTGACTCTGCTTCTGCCTTGAAGCTCAAGAATCGCGAGCTGCTCATCGTGAAGGAACTCACGAATGCACTGACGGGGCTCATTGTAGGCCTCGATATGCGCAAAGCTGCCCCTTTCGTGCGCGACCGCGAGTTCACGCTGTACCAGCACGAGATCCGTGCCGCAATTGAGATGTGTCGGCGCTATAAGATGATGAACCCTGACCTTCTGCGCACTGACTACGTGAAGTTCCTCTACATGATTCAAGACGCAGTGCAAAGTGACATGACACGTGAAGCGCTCGGCTTCAATGTCGTGAAGGAGTTGGTGACGGTGGGCCGGTACTGTGAGATGCACAGCATACAAGACATCTTGCAGGACCCACGACTGCCTCACTGCATCACTCCGGTGCCCCTCATGAAGGACCGCAACTTGCTGAACCGGTGCCTGCGTTGCAAGGACATAGTTGTGGGGAGGCTCGTGAAGCAATACTCCAGTGAGCATCGCCTGCCCGAGGACGAGGTGGAAGTAGTGGTTCGAAGCCTCAACGATGCGAACTGCTTTTCAAACGACAATGTTGAGACGTCCGAGCGACTcctggagctgctgaagcagtaCTTTACGCCAAGCTCGTGTACGCCGCTGACGAGCTTGGCAATCGACGAGGGTGCCGACGGTAGTCGTCTGACACACAGTCACAGGATGCAATACACCTTCGTTCTGCAGAGTCTCTCCCTGTGGAAGAACATGTGTCGGAAGATGTACATCTTGTGGTCCATCGCCGAGGAGGACATGCTGAGCCCGAACGAGAAGTACGAGCTGCGTATGACGGGGCAGGGGCTGCAGCGGGTGCAGAAGGCACCGAAGCTTTACAAGGCAGTTCaacaggtgctgcaggagaccAAGGAGGAGCTTGGCGAGTGGGTCGGGTCGGAGCGGATTCACCTCGGTGACGATCAGGTGCCAAATGCGTTTCATTTCATCGACAAGTACGGCCAAGTGTCCCGCATTATCATCCCCATCCTGCGTACCTTAGGTCACATTGACCATCTGGAGCAGCACGCCGAGCACGCGGCCTACCTGCGCGAGGtctggggtggtggtgagcagGCAAAGCGCGCCATATTGCGCGACTTCTTTCGGCATGGCTTtgatggcagcggtggagacaACATGGACGACGCGGGCAGCTGCATCGATGGCCGACTCACAAGCGCGTGGAATTGGTGCAACAACATTCGTTTCAAGGAGTTCTAcccactcttcctcttctccggcTTTAGCTCCTTTGATGGTGATATGAGTTTGTAG
- a CDS encoding hypothetical protein (TriTrypDB/GeneDB-style sysID: LpmP.34.4060) yields the protein MPPKAPNLKFKPKLVLGEEEATARSLATQSTDDLSLVQLARLQGLYIEEQALSASGAVTGSGDRLTLTSSSSGRVGSNGGRGGVTGSSSTPCEEQPRVSCANGLQNEDGRRGTVASSLLRPKSRGHNLSAHAALEEASRRHVDISQYPETAPPLPQNSMNAIVSSSASQCSGSTHSALYVPLPLDATLPTRFAAEERGDLSSAQGAVGGAPRSPSAAPMDVDGTAFLREAELEQERTFAANMRFYEEILRPMQTVVPSAAVAPGGLVWMQLPRFHENAPFSFFNLPPGKVGEMKVLRSGRMVLEIAGVYYDVAVEGYEDAGNDGACATAVATQSSAYPSNPSSKPSCYELGLLQKKLICTPTLP from the coding sequence ATGCCGCCGAAAGCACCCAATCTCAAGTTCAAGCCGAAGCTAGTGCTtggtgaggaagaggcgacAGCGCGTTCTCTTGCAACGCAGTCTACCGATGATTTAAGTCTGGTGCAGCTCGCTCGCTTGCAGGGTCTCTACATCGAAGAGCAGGCATTATCAGCTTCTGGAGCTGTCACCGGCTCAGGAGACCGACTGACGTTGACATCGTCGTCCTCTGGGCGCGTTGGTAGTAATGGCGGGAGAGGCGGCGTCACTGGGTCGTCATCTACCCCATGTGAGGAACAGCCACGGGTGAGCTGTGCGAATGGCCTACAGAACGAGGATGGCAGACGGGGAACCGTAGCGTCCTCACTTCTGCGCCCCAAGAGCCGCGGCCACAATCTGAGTGCCCACGCCGCCCTCGAGGAGGCGTCACGCAGGCACGTCGACATCTCCCAGTACCCTgagacggcgccgccacttCCACAGAACTCAATGAACGCGATTGTATCATCGAGTGCATCACAGTGCTCTGGCTCCACGCACTCAGCGCTGTACGTCCCACTACCACTCGATGCTACTCTGCCGACGCGATTCGCAGCAGAAGAGCGCGGCGACCTCTCTTCGGCTCAAGGCGCAGTAGGCGGTGCGCCACGGTCGCCGTCCGCAGCGCCGATGGATGTGGATGGCACTGCCTTCTTacgcgaggcggagctggagcaggagcgtACCTTTGCAGCGAACATGCGCTTTTACGAGGAAATCCTGCGCCCCATGCAAACGGTCGTACCATCCGCGGCTGTAGCACCTGGCGGGTTGGTGTGGATGCAGCTTCCTCGGTTTCACGAGAACGCGCCCTTCTCATTCTTCAACCTTCCACCAGGCAAGGTGGGGGAAATGAAGGTGCTGCGTAGCGGCCGTATGGTGCTGGAGATTGCTGGCGTGTACTACGACGTCGCGGTGGAGGGGTACGAGGACGCCGGCAACGATGGCGCCTGCGCGACGGCAGTTGCGACTCAGTCAAGCGCGTACCCATCGAATCCGTCCTCGAAGCCGAGCTGCTACGAGCTCGGCCTGCTGCAGAAGAAGCTCATTTGCACCCCCACTCTTCCATGA